The following coding sequences are from one Treponema bryantii window:
- the ispF gene encoding 2-C-methyl-D-erythritol 2,4-cyclodiphosphate synthase — MIRVGLGYDLHRLVEGRRLILGGVVFDFEKGEDGHSDGDVLLHAITDALLGAAGLGDIGSYFPPEDAKWKDADSAELLRAVWKDVRNADWKLGNLDCVIKLEKPKFLPHRQEVIESIAAILEVEASQVFVKAKTGEKLPPVGTSDAIEAQAVCLLER, encoded by the coding sequence ATGATTCGAGTTGGGCTTGGTTATGATTTACATCGCCTCGTTGAGGGCAGACGTCTGATTCTTGGCGGCGTTGTTTTTGATTTTGAAAAAGGGGAGGACGGCCATTCTGACGGCGACGTTCTTCTTCATGCAATAACTGATGCACTTCTTGGTGCTGCCGGTCTTGGAGATATCGGTTCGTATTTTCCACCTGAGGATGCTAAGTGGAAGGATGCAGATTCTGCAGAATTGCTGAGAGCAGTGTGGAAAGATGTCCGCAATGCAGACTGGAAACTTGGAAACCTTGACTGCGTTATAAAACTTGAAAAACCAAAGTTCCTGCCTCATCGTCAGGAAGTAATAGAAAGTATTGCTGCCATCCTTGAAGTTGAAGCTTCTCAGGTCTTTGTTAAAGCAAAAACCGGCGAGAAACTCCCGCCGGTTGGTACATCAGATGCCATAGAGGCACAGGCAGTTTGCTTGCTTGAACGATAG